A single region of the Lotus japonicus ecotype B-129 chromosome 4, LjGifu_v1.2 genome encodes:
- the LOC130714142 gene encoding uncharacterized protein LOC130714142 isoform X1 has product MKLKTLPSSSSSSLAIAAFTSQSQCDCNYNYNYNYNYRHTLNLNITLAKSKKHHRSPSHSQGSQQTPPRITSNVKQNLQFLKLWKEFQKRNSTTPRPSTSYRRKKVDDKEDADNHNSDLYRDPTTSLYYTNQEGLIDNAVPVLLVDGYNVCGYWVKLKKHFMNGRLHIARQKLIDELITFSMLREVKVVAVFDAMMSGLPTHKENFAGIDVIFSGESSADTWIEKEVSALKEDGCPKVWVVTSDHCQQHAAHGAGAFVWSCKALVTEIKASQKEVEMMLQEQRSTSFQGRLLKHNLDAEVVDALKDLRQKLSEKELK; this is encoded by the exons atgaaattgaaaacacttccatcatcttcttcttcttccttagcAATAGCAGCATTCACTTCTCAATCCCAATGTGATTGCAATTACAATTACAATTACAATTACAATTACAGGCACACTCTCAATCTCAACATCACTCTCGCCAAAAGCAAAAAGCACCATCGTTCTCCCTCTCACTCTCag GGTTCTCAACAAACCCCTCCCAGAATCACCTCTAACGTCAAGCAAAACCTCCAATTCCTCAAGCTATGGAAG GAGTTCCAAAAACGAAATTCCACCACTCCTAGACCTTCAACCAGTTACCGCAGGAAAAAGGTAGACGACAAGGAGGATGCTGATAACCACAACTCTGATCTTTATCGTGATCCCACCACCTCTCTATACTA TACAAACCAGGAGGGTTTAATAGACAATGCTGTCCCTGTGTTGCTTGTTGATGGTTATAATGTCTGTGGCTATTGGGTCAAGCTCAAGAAACATTTTATGAATGGAAGACTTCATATTGCCCGCCAAAAGCTCATCGATGAGCTTATAACCTTTAGTATGCTTAGAG AGGTTAAAGTGGTTGCtgtatttgatgccatgatgtCTGGTCTCCCCACTCACAAGGAAAATTTTGCTGG TATCGATGTGATTTTCTCAGGTGAATCAAGTGCTGATACATGGATTGAAAAAGAG GTTTCAGCTTTAAAGGAGGACGGCTGCCCCAAGGTCTGGGTTGTCACTTCTGATCATTGTCAACAGCATGCAGCACATGGAGCG GGAGCTTTTGTTTGGAGTTGTAAGGCATTGGTTACTGAG ATTAAGGCATCACAAAAGGAGGTTGAAATGATGCTTCAAGAGCAAAG ATCAACTTCTTTTCAAGGTAGATTACTGAAGCACAATCTTGATGCAGAAGTAGTGGATGCTTTGAAGGACCTGAGGCAAAAACTATCTGAAAAGGAGTTGAAGTAG
- the LOC130714142 gene encoding uncharacterized protein LOC130714142 isoform X2, whose translation MKLKTLPSSSSSSLAIAAFTSQSQCDCNYNYNYNYNYRHTLNLNITLAKSKKHHRSPSHSQGSQQTPPRITSNVKQNLQFLKLWKEFQKRNSTTPRPSTSYRRKKVDDKEDADNHNSDLYRDPTTSLYYTNQEGLIDNAVPVLLVDGYNVCGYWVKLKKHFMNGRLHIARQKLIDELITFSMLREVKVVAVFDAMMSGLPTHKENFAGIDVIFSGESSADTWIEKEVSALKEDGCPKVWVVTSDHCQQHAAHGAGAFVWSCKALVTE comes from the exons atgaaattgaaaacacttccatcatcttcttcttcttccttagcAATAGCAGCATTCACTTCTCAATCCCAATGTGATTGCAATTACAATTACAATTACAATTACAATTACAGGCACACTCTCAATCTCAACATCACTCTCGCCAAAAGCAAAAAGCACCATCGTTCTCCCTCTCACTCTCag GGTTCTCAACAAACCCCTCCCAGAATCACCTCTAACGTCAAGCAAAACCTCCAATTCCTCAAGCTATGGAAG GAGTTCCAAAAACGAAATTCCACCACTCCTAGACCTTCAACCAGTTACCGCAGGAAAAAGGTAGACGACAAGGAGGATGCTGATAACCACAACTCTGATCTTTATCGTGATCCCACCACCTCTCTATACTA TACAAACCAGGAGGGTTTAATAGACAATGCTGTCCCTGTGTTGCTTGTTGATGGTTATAATGTCTGTGGCTATTGGGTCAAGCTCAAGAAACATTTTATGAATGGAAGACTTCATATTGCCCGCCAAAAGCTCATCGATGAGCTTATAACCTTTAGTATGCTTAGAG AGGTTAAAGTGGTTGCtgtatttgatgccatgatgtCTGGTCTCCCCACTCACAAGGAAAATTTTGCTGG TATCGATGTGATTTTCTCAGGTGAATCAAGTGCTGATACATGGATTGAAAAAGAG GTTTCAGCTTTAAAGGAGGACGGCTGCCCCAAGGTCTGGGTTGTCACTTCTGATCATTGTCAACAGCATGCAGCACATGGAGCG GGAGCTTTTGTTTGGAGTTGTAAGGCATTGGTTACTGAG TAG
- the LOC130716091 gene encoding uncharacterized protein LOC130716091 isoform X1, protein MSSRTAPCSRSWSISEDSLKRYVQFASESCIQELLAASDTNRGSGNDGWKVLTLDNGVEISKRRSGSLHTFRSRWVLRSVSPQQFITVANAIDAAKQWDSDLVEARYIKDIEDNLSIIRLRFGDNSKPLFRNREFIVYERRETMEDGTLVVAVASLPKEIAAGLHPKQNNAIRGLLLQSGWVVDKLEDDSCVVTYVVQLDPAGWLPKCFVNRLNTKLVMIIENLRKLAQTACPVEGEN, encoded by the exons ATGAGCAGCAGAACCGCACCTTGCAGCCGATCATG GTCTATTAGTGAGGACTCTCTTAAAAGGTATGTGCAGTTTGCAAGTGAAAGCTGCATACAAGAATTATTGGCAGCTTCAGACACAAACAGAGGAAGTGGCAATGATGGATGGAAAGTGCTTACTCTTGACAATGGAGTTGAGATATCAAAACGCAGGTCAGGCTCACTTCACACATTTCGCAGCCGTTGGGTTCTTAGATCTGTCTCTCCACAACAATTCATCACTGTGGCCAATGCCATTGATGCTGCAAAG CAATGGGACTCTGATTTGGTGGAAGCGAGGTACATAAAAGATATTGAAGACAACCTCAGCATAATTCGCCTTAGGTTTGGAGATAACTCCAAGCCTCTGTTCAGGAATAGAGAATTCATTGTCTATGAGAGGCGTGAAACCATGGAAGATGGCACCTTG GTAGTAGCAGTTGCTTCACTACCAAAGGAAATAGCAGCTGGGTTACATCCAAAGCAAAACAATGCAATCAGGGGACTATTGCTACAATCAGGATGGGTAGTAGACAAGCTTGAAGATGATTCATGTGTGGTCACTTATGTTGTTCAG TTAGATCCTGCAGGGTGGCTGCCCAAGTGCTTTGTCAATCGATTGAACACAAAACTGGTTATGATCATTGAAAATCTCAGAAAATTAGCCCAAACTGCATGTCCAGTTGAAGGTGAAAATTGA
- the LOC130716091 gene encoding uncharacterized protein LOC130716091 isoform X2 codes for MCSLQVKAAYKNYWQLQTQTEEVAMMDGKCLLLTMELRYQNAGQAHFTHFAAVGFLDLSLHNNSSLWPMPLMLQSQQWDSDLVEARYIKDIEDNLSIIRLRFGDNSKPLFRNREFIVYERRETMEDGTLVVAVASLPKEIAAGLHPKQNNAIRGLLLQSGWVVDKLEDDSCVVTYVVQLDPAGWLPKCFVNRLNTKLVMIIENLRKLAQTACPVEGEN; via the exons ATGTGCAGTTTGCAAGTGAAAGCTGCATACAAGAATTATTGGCAGCTTCAGACACAAACAGAGGAAGTGGCAATGATGGATGGAAAGTGCTTACTCTTGACAATGGAGTTGAGATATCAAAACGCAGGTCAGGCTCACTTCACACATTTCGCAGCCGTTGGGTTCTTAGATCTGTCTCTCCACAACAATTCATCACTGTGGCCAATGCCATTGATGCTGCAAAG CCAGCAATGGGACTCTGATTTGGTGGAAGCGAGGTACATAAAAGATATTGAAGACAACCTCAGCATAATTCGCCTTAGGTTTGGAGATAACTCCAAGCCTCTGTTCAGGAATAGAGAATTCATTGTCTATGAGAGGCGTGAAACCATGGAAGATGGCACCTTG GTAGTAGCAGTTGCTTCACTACCAAAGGAAATAGCAGCTGGGTTACATCCAAAGCAAAACAATGCAATCAGGGGACTATTGCTACAATCAGGATGGGTAGTAGACAAGCTTGAAGATGATTCATGTGTGGTCACTTATGTTGTTCAG TTAGATCCTGCAGGGTGGCTGCCCAAGTGCTTTGTCAATCGATTGAACACAAAACTGGTTATGATCATTGAAAATCTCAGAAAATTAGCCCAAACTGCATGTCCAGTTGAAGGTGAAAATTGA
- the LOC130714348 gene encoding F-box protein At5g42460-like: MHQKMKKVQTCLNTDTIFDIMTRIHAKPLLALKCISREWHRIISSRSFVKSQLENTDLVLTGFIVQEKFMWCKEDIKPVNYIPVESKGAKVHNEVFNFLPEDVVVLASCKGVVCCRSCLPSPEPAMYVCNPSNREWIKLEYPEPSCDRKESIALAFDFELSKCSIDITSKFKLVRVKQVENDEMELYLTFELYSSETGLWRKSNEICQCDSNLIKNKGIYIGGVLHWLTDSDQVLTFDTEKELSWLISIPVPSFEFRTVPEACIGESEGKLHYVQVSEEGLHVWYLEVEDYYEFKWTLKHFKTLEEIEGEYPHFFLNLKNRVSERVSLDTTPWMNPLGFKDGVLLMKVSINLYIYDIKNSKMVQACSVLDLNPKSMSHPTVLPHSLSLVPLNNA; the protein is encoded by the exons ATGCACCAG AAAATGAAGAAGGTTCAGACATGTTTGAATACTGACACTATCTTTGATATTATGACCCGGATTCATGCAAAGCCCTTGCTTGCTTTGAAGTGCATTTCCAGAGAGTGGCACCGCATCATTTCCAGCCGCTCCTTCGTCAAATCCCAGCTGGAAAACACAGACCTCGTCTTAACGGGCTTCATTGTTCAAGAGAAGTTTATGTGGTGCAAAGAAGATATTAAACCTGTTAATTACATTCCTGTGGAGTCAAAAGGTGCCAAAGTGCACAATGAGGTTTTCAATTTTCTTCCTGAAGATGTGGTTGTGTTGGCATCGTGCAAAGGGGTGGTGTGCTGCCGCAGCTGTTTACCTTCTCCAGAGCCAGCTATGTATGTATGCAATCCTTCAAATAGGGAGTGGATTAAATTGGAGTACCCTGAACCTTCCTGTGACAGAAAAGAAAGCATAGCACTGGCTTTTGATTTTGAACTATCCAAATGCTCCATTGACATCACTTCCAAATTCAAGTTGGTAAGAGTTAAGCAGGTTGAGAATGATGAGATGGAATTGTACCTAACATTTGAGTTATACTCATCAGAAACTGGACTGTGGAGGAAATCAAATGAAATCTGCCAATGTGATAGCAATTTGATCAAGAACAAAGGCATATACATCGGAGGTGTCCTGCATTGGCTCACAGATAGTGATCAAGTCCTGACTTTTGATACTGAGAAGGAGCTGTCTTGGTTGATTTCGATACCTGTCCCGTCGTTCGAGTTTAGGACTGTTCCTGAAGCATGTATTGGAGAATCTGAGGGAAAATTGCATTATGTCCAAGTATCTGAAGAGGGTCTTCATGTATGGTATCTTGAAGTTGAAGATTATTATGAGTTTAAATGGACACTGAAGCATTTTAAAACTTTGGAGGAGATTGAAGGAGAATATCCACACTTCTTCCTTAATTTAAAGAATCGAGTATCGGAGCGAGTGAGTTTGGATACAACCCCATGGATGAATCCTCTTGGCTTCAAAGATGGGGTTTTGCTAATGAAGGTGTCTATAAATCTGTACATTTATGACATTAAGAATAGCAAGATGGTCCAAGCTTGCTCCGTTCTGGATCTGAACCCAAAATCCATGTCCCATCCTACAGTACTTCCTCATTCCTTGAGCTTGGTTCCATTAAACAATGCATAG